One window of Mucilaginibacter inviolabilis genomic DNA carries:
- a CDS encoding DUF6526 family protein, with product MNLGARIFGAKSKDINLVVSFAQKQTMASQNLTNHKRTVIGFHYLLSAMLIFGLIVSVVNVVLQWHSANLLSALLILLLFGCCLLMSLFIRMFPLKAQDRAIRAEEGLRYFILTRKPMDSRLTIAQIAALRFAPDDELIPLIEKAIAENLSASEIKQAIKNWRADHYRV from the coding sequence ATGAATTTAGGAGCAAGGATTTTTGGAGCAAAGAGTAAGGATATTAATTTAGTGGTATCTTTCGCTCAAAAACAAACCATGGCATCTCAAAACCTGACCAATCACAAACGCACTGTTATAGGATTTCATTATTTGCTGAGCGCTATGCTCATTTTTGGATTGATAGTTTCAGTTGTTAATGTAGTATTGCAATGGCATTCGGCCAACTTATTGAGTGCATTGCTCATCCTGCTGCTTTTTGGTTGTTGTTTGCTCATGAGCCTGTTTATACGTATGTTCCCGCTAAAAGCGCAGGACAGGGCCATTCGTGCCGAGGAGGGTTTACGTTATTTTATACTTACCCGCAAACCGATGGATAGCCGGCTTACCATAGCGCAGATAGCTGCTCTGCGTTTCGCGCCGGATGATGAACTGATTCCGCTAATAGAAAAAGCGATAGCAGAAAATCTGTCAGCCAGTGAAATTAAACAG
- a CDS encoding aldo/keto reductase, giving the protein MANTFEKTFTLGGDYTINRLGYGAMRITGQGIWGPPKDKDECIRVLKRAVELGVNFIDTADSYGPNVSEELIAEALAPYPAGLIIGTKGGFLRTGPNQWNIDSSPAHLQEALEGSLKRLKQDSIDLYQLHRIDPNIPAEKTFEFLQKAQREGKIKHIGLSEVSVDQIKHAQQFFEVVSVQNMYSVDNRKWEAELQYTREQNIAFIPWYPLGGGNVKGEQILQGVADKYSATIHQVALSWLLHHSPNILLIPGTSTVEHLEENMKAADIKLDDADLLILEGLKDTK; this is encoded by the coding sequence ATGGCAAACACATTTGAAAAAACGTTCACTTTAGGTGGCGACTATACCATAAATCGCCTGGGCTACGGTGCCATGCGCATTACCGGCCAGGGTATTTGGGGCCCGCCTAAAGACAAGGATGAATGCATCCGTGTACTTAAACGCGCTGTTGAACTTGGCGTAAATTTCATTGATACCGCCGACAGCTATGGCCCCAACGTTTCAGAAGAGCTGATAGCCGAAGCGCTTGCACCATACCCTGCCGGACTGATCATAGGAACCAAGGGCGGTTTCCTGCGTACAGGCCCCAATCAGTGGAATATTGATTCATCCCCGGCTCACCTGCAGGAAGCCCTGGAAGGTAGCTTAAAACGCCTGAAACAGGACAGTATCGACTTGTATCAACTCCACAGGATAGACCCTAACATACCCGCCGAAAAAACTTTTGAGTTTTTACAAAAAGCACAACGGGAGGGCAAAATCAAGCATATTGGTCTGTCGGAAGTAAGCGTCGATCAGATTAAACATGCCCAGCAGTTTTTCGAAGTGGTATCCGTTCAAAATATGTACAGTGTGGATAACCGTAAATGGGAGGCCGAGCTGCAATATACCCGCGAGCAAAACATCGCCTTTATACCCTGGTACCCATTAGGTGGTGGTAATGTAAAAGGCGAACAGATATTACAGGGTGTGGCCGATAAATATAGCGCAACTATACACCAGGTTGCCCTGAGCTGGTTACTGCACCACTCACCAAACATCCTGCTTATTCCGGGTACATCAACCGTGGAACATCTGGAAGAGAATATGAAAGCAGCTGATATAAAACTGGATGATGCCGACCTGCTGATTCTTGAGGGTCTGAAAGACACCAAATAA
- a CDS encoding YciI family protein: MKQYLVTGYDYTDEGALQRRMDVRPHHLDNLKELKEKGNFLMGGAVLNDDGNMIGSVMIMQFETDEALEAWRQSDPYITQKIWESVDVKPFKVAVVG, encoded by the coding sequence ATGAAGCAATATCTGGTCACAGGTTATGATTATACAGATGAGGGTGCTTTGCAGCGCCGCATGGATGTACGTCCGCATCATTTAGATAACCTTAAAGAGCTCAAAGAAAAGGGTAATTTTCTCATGGGCGGAGCTGTATTGAATGACGACGGTAATATGATAGGCTCCGTAATGATCATGCAGTTTGAAACTGATGAAGCGCTGGAAGCATGGCGGCAAAGTGATCCCTACATCACCCAAAAAATATGGGAATCGGTTGATGTAAAGCCGTTTAAAGTAGCTGTGGTTGGATAG
- a CDS encoding VOC family protein produces MTTLNPYLVFKDNCEEAFHFYKVVFGGDILFMGRYKDVPQTDKKLFPLSADEKIMHASLQIAPNTVIMGCDSIETYEGLTPGIANNFYLYISTISQAEAYRIYNELAVGGQAVMPIGPTFWSTHYGMLVDKFGISWKITFDPDKKQ; encoded by the coding sequence ATGACAACGTTAAATCCTTACCTGGTTTTTAAAGATAATTGCGAAGAGGCCTTCCATTTTTATAAGGTTGTTTTTGGCGGTGATATCCTGTTTATGGGTCGGTATAAAGATGTGCCGCAAACTGATAAAAAATTATTCCCGCTTTCGGCTGATGAAAAAATAATGCATGCTTCTTTACAAATCGCCCCGAATACGGTTATAATGGGTTGTGATAGTATCGAAACCTATGAAGGATTAACACCTGGAATTGCCAATAATTTTTATCTCTATATCAGCACAATCAGTCAGGCCGAAGCTTATCGCATATATAATGAGCTCGCTGTCGGAGGGCAGGCTGTTATGCCTATAGGCCCAACTTTTTGGAGTACCCATTATGGAATGCTTGTCGACAAATTTGGAATAAGTTGGAAGATCACCTTTGACCCCGACAAGAAACAATAA
- a CDS encoding galactokinase → MKNTLQQEFTKLYHKEADATYFSPGRVNLIGEHIDYNGGLVMPCAITFGTYLLISPNEDSVFRFRSLNFTDQGDIPVQQRYEKTGDEWFYFPIGVIDHFGKDGHQLKGLDMLFYGDIPIGSGLSSSASIEVVTAYALNDIFGCDYSKLDLVKLSKSVENNFIGVNSGIMDQFAVAFGEKNKALMLNCDTLDYQAVDSNLGDHVLAIINTNKPRKLAESKYNERVQECQEALKALQQELDINYLCDINAETFAKYQHLITNPVVLNRAKHVIEENDRVKLAAVALAANNLQEFGRLMYASHDSLRDLYEVSGAELDAVAEYSKTNPNVAGARMTGAGFGGCAIALVKADAFDNYSAEITEYYTEKIGYAPSVYSSLIGNGVGLLNLLVQ, encoded by the coding sequence ATGAAGAATACTTTGCAGCAGGAATTTACTAAACTTTATCATAAAGAGGCCGACGCCACCTATTTTTCTCCCGGTCGCGTAAATCTTATTGGCGAACATATCGACTACAACGGAGGCCTGGTTATGCCATGCGCCATCACTTTTGGCACTTACCTGTTAATATCGCCTAATGAAGATAGCGTTTTTCGTTTCAGGAGTTTAAACTTTACCGATCAGGGCGATATCCCGGTTCAGCAGCGCTATGAAAAAACAGGCGACGAATGGTTCTATTTTCCTATTGGAGTAATAGATCATTTTGGTAAAGATGGACACCAGTTAAAAGGCCTGGACATGCTTTTTTATGGCGATATCCCTATTGGCTCTGGCTTGTCGTCATCAGCCTCTATCGAGGTGGTTACAGCTTATGCTCTTAATGATATTTTCGGTTGTGATTACAGCAAACTCGATCTGGTGAAATTGTCAAAATCTGTCGAAAATAATTTCATTGGTGTAAACAGCGGCATTATGGATCAGTTTGCCGTTGCCTTTGGCGAAAAGAACAAGGCCCTGATGCTGAACTGTGACACACTGGATTATCAGGCGGTTGACAGCAACCTGGGCGACCACGTGCTGGCCATCATCAACACCAACAAACCTCGCAAACTGGCCGAATCAAAATATAACGAACGTGTACAGGAATGCCAGGAAGCATTAAAAGCCCTACAACAGGAACTGGATATCAATTACCTGTGCGATATTAACGCCGAAACTTTCGCTAAATATCAGCACCTGATCACCAATCCAGTGGTACTCAATCGCGCCAAACACGTTATTGAAGAAAATGATCGCGTAAAACTGGCTGCCGTTGCGTTGGCTGCTAATAATTTACAGGAATTTGGCAGACTGATGTACGCCTCGCACGATTCATTGCGTGATTTGTACGAAGTAAGCGGCGCTGAACTGGATGCCGTGGCCGAATACAGCAAAACCAACCCAAATGTAGCCGGAGCCCGCATGACCGGCGCAGGTTTTGGCGGTTGCGCTATAGCCTTGGTTAAAGCCGATGCATTTGATAATTACAGCGCCGAAATAACCGAATATTACACTGAAAAAATTGGCTACGCCCCATCGGTATACAGTTCGCTGATCGGTAACGGTGTAGGATTGCTGAATTTACTGGTACAATAG
- a CDS encoding RNA methyltransferase: MRKLKLDELNRASVDEFKAQDKLPVAVVLDNVRSMHNIGSIFRTSDGFAVEQICLCGITAQPPHREIEKTALGATQSVNWTYYETPLQAVEQLRKDGYHIIAVEQAENSTMLNEFTPLDNEKYALIFGNEVNGVSDEVMQNIDACIEIPQFGTKHSFNIVVSAGIVLWDFFAKMAM; the protein is encoded by the coding sequence ATGCGCAAATTAAAATTGGATGAGCTGAACCGGGCTTCGGTTGATGAATTTAAGGCACAGGATAAATTGCCTGTAGCCGTTGTACTGGACAATGTGCGCAGCATGCACAACATTGGTTCTATTTTCCGCACCTCGGATGGTTTCGCGGTAGAGCAGATCTGTCTTTGCGGTATCACCGCCCAGCCCCCGCACCGCGAAATTGAAAAAACTGCTCTCGGCGCTACACAATCCGTTAACTGGACCTATTATGAAACCCCATTACAGGCTGTAGAACAGCTACGCAAAGATGGCTACCACATTATAGCCGTGGAGCAGGCTGAAAACAGCACCATGCTTAATGAATTTACTCCACTCGACAATGAAAAATATGCCCTCATATTTGGCAATGAAGTAAACGGAGTAAGCGACGAGGTGATGCAAAACATCGACGCCTGCATCGAGATACCACAGTTTGGCACCAAACACTCTTTCAACATCGTTGTATCGGCAGGGATAGTCCTTTGGGACTTTTTTGCTAAGATGGCTATGTGA